CTCATTTTGTCTTGATCAATTAGCTTAACAATATCGACTCCCGCTTTGGCCAACTTATCCACTTTTTGCTGGGCGTCTTTTACACTGGTAATGCTCCAGCGAAAGGCCTCCGTGCCAGGATATGCTTCGTGTTGTAAAAATGGCCCAGAAATAAACAGTCGCGGCCCTGGAATTTCACCTGACTCAATTCGCTGTTTTATATTAACTGAATCTTGCAGCGGCGCGCCCAAATCACGTGCGCTAGTAATACCTGCCAGCAATAACTGTAAGGCGCTGGCCGGCATAATCTCATCAGATAAACGGTTAATGTAGGCTTTATCCCAATGCACATAGTCGGCATGGCCGTTCAACATCAGGTGAGCATGGTTTTCCCATAAGCCAGGTAATACATCCATGCCCTCAGTCGATACCACTTTATAATCAGTTGGCACTGGCAGAGTGGCTACGGTGCCAACCTGTTCGATAACACCATTTTTTATCAAGATAACGCTGTTAGCCAAGGGTTGATGGCCATAGCCATCAATGAGTCGGCCACCCACCAGCGCGGTGTTTTCTGCACTTACTGTGCAGGCAAATGTCAGTAAGCTTAACGTGAATACTAGCGCCTTCATTGGTCACCCCTTTTATCGTTTATTATTAGTATTATTTTAAGCAGACTATTACCCTAGTGCTGATTACGCAATTGCACCACTTATTTAGTCTATAAAAGATTTGCTGGCTAGAACAGATATAAATAGCGCTGAGTTTTCACGAACTATATTGCCATTATATTTTGCTACGAAGGAGCTTGGATCAGCTTGGGGAAGATTAGAACAGAGAATCAATCTGAGCCACTGCATAGGCTTTTAGAGATGCTTCTACTTAAGCTTTTAAATAACAGTAGCCAGATTTTTCTTTCTCGCTGGTTAACTAGCTATGCTCTAACACATTGGAATAACTATAACGGCTGGCTGGGTAAAGGCTTTCGGCTATTAATAGTAAGGTATTATCTTTACCAATATAACGACGCACAATTAGCATAGCCGCGCTATGCATTGGCACACCTAGCTTGTCGCACAGCTCGTTTGGAATAATCGTAGCTGAGAAGCTTTGCTCTACTCGGCCTATTGGCACTTTTTTCATCGAGTCGACAAAGCCATATAGCACTTTCTTTTTATTGCTTATATCGGACAGAATACTTTGTTCAAACTTAAATTGGTTAATAACTGAATAGCAGATAGGTTTTTTATCATGGCTCTCCAATCTGATGCCGGCCAATTTAATAAACGGTGTTTCAGCGGCGATAGCATAAGTTTCTGCTTGCTCTGCGCTGATGTTTTTTAGTTCGCAACTTTCAATTTCAAACCGAGTTTGCTCGCCAAAATTAAGCAAGTCTTGCACTGAGTGAATAAACTGATTAATTTTATTCGGTATGCTATTGCGTAATACGCGCGAGCCTGAACCTTGCTTGCGATCAACAAGGCCAGCGATTTGTACATAACGTAATGCTTCTCGCGCGGTATAACGGCTAATGCTATGGGTTTGGCAGAGCTCTTTTTCAGTCGGCAGTAAGTCACCCACTAAATATTGCTGCTGTAAAATAGCCTCAATTATTTGCTCGCCAAGTTCCTTATATTTAGCTTGTTTTCTAGTTTTAGCCATTTAAAACCACCAAGGCGATTTAACCCCTGTATTTGTTAATAACGCTTTCTTGCGGATAAAGCGACGGATAGACTCATCGCCCATTCTTGAACCGCCAAGTCCAGACAAGCCGAAAGATTGCTTTTCAGCTTCATGCACAAAGCCTGTTAATGCAGCATCATTAATACTTACACCACCGACAACTAACTGGCTAGCGATAGCATGCGCCTTGGCAATATCTTGTGAAAATACGGCTCCAGAAAGTCCATATTTTGAATTATTGGCTAACGTAACGGCTTCTTGCTCTGAAGTAAACTCTTCAATAACCAACACAGGTGCAAAAGTTTCTTCTGTGCCAATTAACATATCTGGCGTGATGTTATCAATAACCGTTGGCTGACAGTAAGCACCGCCGCCTAAGTTAACCACTTCGCCGCCACATAAAAAACGGGCATTTTTTTGTTTAGCGTCATTAAATTGCTGCTCTATAACGGCAATTTGTTTATCCGAAATTACCGGCCCTACTTCGCCAGTGGTAATGGTTGGGTAGTTATGGCGTAACTTACTCACTTTCTCCACTAACAGCTGCTTAAACTCTTTAGCGACACGGCTATCCACATATACTCTTTCTATGCTCATACACGACTGACCGGCATTCACCATACTGCCCCAGCAAATGGCACTACTGGCGTTATCTAAGTCAGCATCGGCACAAACAATAGCAGCATCTTTACCGCCTAACTCTAAAAAGGCCGGGATAAATAATTTTGCGCACAACTCGCCCACTCGGCGCCCTGTGGCAACGCTACCGGTGAAGCACAAAATATCCACATTGCTGGTAACCGCTTGGCCAGTTTCAACGCCACCTGTCACCACAGCTAATACATTTTGTAGTTGTGGCACTTTTGCTAATACATTGGCTAGCACCTTAACAAAACGCGAGGTGACTTCACTGGGTTTAATTAATATTGCACAACCGGCTAATAACGCAGGAATAGCATCAACAAAAGATAATAGTAAGGGAAAGTTCCAAGGGCTCACTACACCCACTAACTGAAAAGGATAATACTGTTGCTGAATTTCTAAAAATGGAATACTTGCCGCTCTAGCTGGGGCGACACCTAACAGCTTAGGCGCATTTTTACACCAGCGATTTATGGTTTGTACTAGCGCATCAACCTCAATTTCAGACTCAGACCAGCGCCCAGTATCTGCAGCCACGGCTTGAACTAACTCAGGCTTGGCTTTAGCTATTTCTGCGGCAAATAACTGTAATTGTGCAATGCGCAGCTCCAGCCCAGATTGCCACCAATCAGCTTGGTGTTGGCGTAAATTAGCCGCTATGTCTTTAACTTGGTCTGCTGAAAACTCAATAAGATCATAATCGTATTCGCCGGTTCTTGGGTTTCTGATCTGCATGGTTATTTCCCCTTTTCTAAACAAGAAGTATCTGAGTGAGAAGTATCTGAATGGAAAATACCTTTGGCAATTAAGTCGTCAATGACATTAACTTGAGTATCTATAAAATGCTGGCGATTTATCGGCTTTTGATCATTAAGTTGCGGCAACATATTGTTTGCCGGATAAACGGTTTGCTGATACGTCGGTGCAAACAATTCATTGCGTTGACGGGCCAGTAAATTAGTCATAGCGGGCTTTAAGCGCAAAGCACGTAAGCTAGAAATATTAAGCTCAGCATAGGCAACCATGGTTTCACCAATAGTAGACTCCGCTAACACCCGGCCTTTAGTATCAATAATTTTTGACATACCATCGGCTGAGTTAACCGGTAAGCTAATATCGGCTATACCGGCAGAGTTAGCTGACACCACATAAGCCATGTTTTCAATGGCACGCGCCCGTTTGGCAATATCTTTTGGCGATAAACCAGGCGAAGCAATTTCTGAGGTATTATGCATAAACACTTCAGCACCCTGCATGGCTAAACAGCGAGCAATTTCCGGGTATAAAATTTCTTCTGATGCGATAGCGGCTAAATTACCTATTTCGGTTTTAGCCACTGGGAATACGGCTTCATAACCATAAATATCTAAATACGGTTGCCACACATCATGCGGCGTAGGCGAAAACATGGAAATAAGTCGGCGATAGCGCAGTACCGTATTACCTGCAGGTGACATTATAAAACAGGTTTGGAAATACAACTCAGGAAAGTTAGGATCGGCTTCGTACGCATTACCCGATAAATAAATCTTATTATCCTGAGCAATTTTAGCTAACCGATTATACTCTTCACCGTCTATATCCAGTACAGCTTTGGCTTTCCATTCTGCGATTGATTCGCCCATTGGAAAGCCAGTTAAAAAATACTCAGGCAATACAACTAACCGAACCGCTTCGCCAGAAAAGGTTTTAATAAAGCCTAAGCTAGATTTTACTTGCTTAGCAACATGATCAATATTATTGAAAATTTGCTGGCGTGCTGCCGGTATATCCAAACTGTTTACTGATCTGCATTGTACCTGCAGGGCTAATGCGCTATACGCCAAATCCATAATTAAGCTCCTAAACTATGCAGTAACATGACATGAAATTTTCCGCTGCCATGTCTTAACTGTTTTGCTGCTGAATACTCGTCTGACTGCCAGAACTTTTGCGCGGCAGCCTCATCGGGCCAAGTTGAAAGCACTACACTACCCGGTTTGTGCTTTCCTTCTAGCAATACATGGTTACTTTCCATCACCACGTATTGGCCTCCATATTTTTGCACTAATTGTGGTACCACTGCGGTATAACGCTTAAATGCTGCCATATCTTCAATCGTGGCCTGAATAAGTAAATATGCCGCCATTAATAAAACTCCCGAGCCGTATCTCTAATCACACGTTGCTTTTCGGCCAACTGTTTATCGAGGAATAAAATATCTACAGCTGAGTTAGCCACAAAGTTAACCTTTTCATGCTAATTTCACTCAATACTAGATGAAGCTAAGTTTAGATTGGCTGATATTTGTCAATTCAGAACCATTTGCCATTCAGCACTCTCGTTTATAACGACAGTATTTACTAAAGCAACATTTAATACCGCAGCGCACTTGCAACAGCATCTCCTTAGCCGCGATAGTTCATTCCCCGCCACTACTCTACAAGCAGTCTACAAGCTGCTCTACACATTACATCGCAAATAAAACGTTATTACTAACAGACCTGCTGTTGAGTTAATTGCGTGGGTTGAGTTGATTCAAAAATAATGCAGCTGCTGAAATGCGGCTGTTTGAGATTTATCAATGGTAAATTTCGCCAGCGGTTTAGCATCAAGGCTAAGATTAATAACAAGGTAAATTATTATGCAACTTAAAGATAGAATGCCCGTCTTGTATCGTCACTTAGGAGTATGGGATGGATATTATCGTTATTTCGATAAAGATGGTGTAAAAATCGACGAGCACAAATCACGGTTACTATGTCGTTTTCCTACTGAGCACACTTATCATCAAACTAACTTTTATTTTTGGCAAGATGGTAAAAAAGAAACCCGCGACTTTCCCACCAGAATTGAAAATAACAGAATTATTTTTTACACCGAAGTTAGCGGTTGGGCAGCCGAAGTACCGTTAGATGAGTTTAACAGAACCGTTATGCTATATTGGGTTAGAACCAATGAAGAAAACTTGCATTTATATGAAATGATTCAAATTTCTGACTGCGGTAAATATCGCACACGGGTATGGCAATGGTTTAAAGATGGTCGTTTATTGCAGCGTACCTTAATAGATGAAGAGTTTGTCACTACCGACTGGCAATCTTATGAAAATTTACAGCCAGAATATGCTGATATCGCACAGCTGGCAGATTAATTTTCATCCATTTATTTATAAGCATTCATTTATAAAAATGAATTTATAAAAGGTAAGCCATCATGTCATTTAGTGTTAGTCCATTTTCTGAAGCAATATGTAGTGTTGTTGATTTTGAGCCTTTTAGGCAGTTATTTTGTGATATTGCTGGCTGGAAGCTAATCCATCAAGGCCCAGTAGATGATTCTGTTATCAAAGCCTATAAGCTTGCCTCGGAAACCAGTGTCGATGAAATGTTACTGGCTAACCCTAAAACGGATGCCGGCTTTCTACGCCTGTATAAATACAATAATGTGCCACAGCAAGTGATGCGTAGTAACGACCAAAGCTGGGATACCGGTGGTATTTTTGATTACAACGTTCGGATAAAGTCTATGGCCGAACTGTTTCCTCAGCTACAAAGACTTGGCTGGCGTGGTGTTACTCCGCCGGTCAGTTTTAAATTGGGTGAGTCAGACGTTATTGAATGGATTGCCATGAATCACCATGTGCGTATTGCTTTTATTGAGCGAGTGGCACCAAAGCTGGTGGGCTGGGAGCAAATAAACCCTGTAAGTCAAATGTTTAACTCTAGCCAAATAGTAACAGATATTGATAAATCATTAGCCTTTTACTGCGACTTCTTAGGCTTTAAACTGGCGATTAAAGCGGGTAACTTAAATAAAGAAGCCGGTGCGAATCCATTAGGCATTCCATTAAACCGCTCACATATTGAAGACTATGAACTGGCAATAGTACAACCTGGCGACACTATGATAGGTTCAGTTGAGTTAGTAAAATTCAACTCGTTACAAGGCCACGACTTTAGCGCCAACAATCAGCCACCAAACTTAGGTATGCAAGGGTTACGCTTTAAAGTCAGTGATGCCCAAGCATTGTCTGACAAAGCCCAACAGCAACAGGTTACTATTCTAAGCCCGTTGCAACAGGCGTATATCGCCGGTTTAGGTCAGGTAAAACTACTCACCCTGCAATCGCCAGATGGCGCTTGGCTAGAGTTTTATCAGCCACTAGATGCAACCATTTAAGAGTAAAACACTTATGCAATTACTGAATAAAAGTACGCTATCCGAACAATTGGTATCGGTTCTTGGCGCTAGTGAAGTAAAAACAGATCAAGAATCTTGCGTTTTATACTCTCAAGATGTTTATGCCAAAGACAAACCCTGCGCCATTGTTATTAAACCTAGCTGTGCGAAAAAACTAGCACAAGCGGTTAGCATTATTACCCAAGCCGGCTACTCTGTGGTTGCTAGGGGTGGCGGTATGTCTTATACCGGCGGTTATGTGCCAAAAGAACAGCATTCCGTTGTGGTTGATATGTCGGCACTTAACAAAGTGTTAGAAGTGAATACCAAAGACATGTATGTCACAGTAGAGTCTGGCTGCAGTTGGGAAAAGCTGTATACAACCTTAAAAGAACATAAATTAAGAACACCCTTTTGGGGCACTTTATCAGGCCGCTTTGCCACTGTAGGCGGTAGTTTATCGCAAAACGGTATTTTTTGGGGCTCAGCTCAACATGGTTTTGCCGTTGACTCGGTTTTATCGTTAGACGTTATTTTAAGTGATGGCACAACCCTTACTACCGGATCCGCCGCTAAAAAAGGCACTCAGCCCTTTGCTCGGCATTTTGGCCCCGATCTTACCGGCTTATTTTGTAATGACAGTGCAACTTTTGGTATTAAAACTAAAGCTACTCTCCGCTTAATTCCAGAGGCTTTACACAAAGGTTCAACCTCTATTAGCTTTATGGAGTTTGAGCATCAAGCTGAACTGATGAGTGAAGTCGCTAGACAAGGCTTAGCCAGTGAATGTTTTGGCTTTGACCCATTCTTACAAGGCCAGCGCATGCAGCGCGAAAGTTTAGGCAAAGATATAAAGTCACTGTTTGGCGTAATGAAAGCCGCCGGTGGCGTAGGCAAAGCCTTAAAAGCGGGGTCTAAAATTGCTTTAGCCGGTCGCGACTTTATTGAAAGTGAATGCTGGTCAGTACACTTTTTAGTGGAAGACTGGACCGAGCAAGGCGTTGAATTAAAGCTAAATAAAATTAACCAGCTAGCAAAAGACTTACAGGGTAAAGTGGTTGAAAACACTATTCCTAAAGTAATGAGTGCTAACCCTTTTGGCCCGGTGAATAACATGGTTGGCCCTAAAGGCGAGCGTTGGGTACCTATTCATGCCCTAGTGCCCCACTCTAAGGTACAAGAAGCTTATTTAGCCACTGAAGCGGTGTTTAACAAACACGCTGCTTTAATTGAGCAATATAACATTGGCATTGGTTATTTATTAGCCACAGTATCAAGCACCGTATTTGTAATAGAGCCGGTGTTCTTTTGGCCAGACGAGCTAAATGAATTACATAAACATGCCCTTGAACCCGCCCATTTAAAACGCTTACCTGGTTTTACCGCTAACCCAGCAGCCAGTAATGCGATGGCCGTAATTAGAGCAGACTTAATCAGTAAATATGCTGAATCAGGCTATATCCATATGCAACTCGGTAAGTCTTATCAATTTAAACAAGTGCTGGATGCTGAGAATTACCAATTACTCACTGATATTAAAAAGCGATTTGATCCCAACAACCGCTTAAACCCAGGGTGTTTAGGTTTTGATTAGTCGGTAATAGTGCTAGGTTTAAAAACCTAATTTAATAAAACAATAAAGCGGCTTAATAGCCGCTTTATTGTTTTTAGG
The sequence above is drawn from the Rheinheimera salexigens genome and encodes:
- a CDS encoding aldehyde dehydrogenase family protein, translating into MQIRNPRTGEYDYDLIEFSADQVKDIAANLRQHQADWWQSGLELRIAQLQLFAAEIAKAKPELVQAVAADTGRWSESEIEVDALVQTINRWCKNAPKLLGVAPARAASIPFLEIQQQYYPFQLVGVVSPWNFPLLLSFVDAIPALLAGCAILIKPSEVTSRFVKVLANVLAKVPQLQNVLAVVTGGVETGQAVTSNVDILCFTGSVATGRRVGELCAKLFIPAFLELGGKDAAIVCADADLDNASSAICWGSMVNAGQSCMSIERVYVDSRVAKEFKQLLVEKVSKLRHNYPTITTGEVGPVISDKQIAVIEQQFNDAKQKNARFLCGGEVVNLGGGAYCQPTVIDNITPDMLIGTEETFAPVLVIEEFTSEQEAVTLANNSKYGLSGAVFSQDIAKAHAIASQLVVGGVSINDAALTGFVHEAEKQSFGLSGLGGSRMGDESIRRFIRKKALLTNTGVKSPWWF
- a CDS encoding DUF3598 family protein, with amino-acid sequence MQLKDRMPVLYRHLGVWDGYYRYFDKDGVKIDEHKSRLLCRFPTEHTYHQTNFYFWQDGKKETRDFPTRIENNRIIFYTEVSGWAAEVPLDEFNRTVMLYWVRTNEENLHLYEMIQISDCGKYRTRVWQWFKDGRLLQRTLIDEEFVTTDWQSYENLQPEYADIAQLAD
- a CDS encoding DUF1330 domain-containing protein, coding for MAAYLLIQATIEDMAAFKRYTAVVPQLVQKYGGQYVVMESNHVLLEGKHKPGSVVLSTWPDEAAAQKFWQSDEYSAAKQLRHGSGKFHVMLLHSLGA
- a CDS encoding GntR family transcriptional regulator encodes the protein MAKTRKQAKYKELGEQIIEAILQQQYLVGDLLPTEKELCQTHSISRYTAREALRYVQIAGLVDRKQGSGSRVLRNSIPNKINQFIHSVQDLLNFGEQTRFEIESCELKNISAEQAETYAIAAETPFIKLAGIRLESHDKKPICYSVINQFKFEQSILSDISNKKKVLYGFVDSMKKVPIGRVEQSFSATIIPNELCDKLGVPMHSAAMLIVRRYIGKDNTLLLIAESLYPASRYSYSNVLEHS
- a CDS encoding FAD-binding oxidoreductase, encoding MQLLNKSTLSEQLVSVLGASEVKTDQESCVLYSQDVYAKDKPCAIVIKPSCAKKLAQAVSIITQAGYSVVARGGGMSYTGGYVPKEQHSVVVDMSALNKVLEVNTKDMYVTVESGCSWEKLYTTLKEHKLRTPFWGTLSGRFATVGGSLSQNGIFWGSAQHGFAVDSVLSLDVILSDGTTLTTGSAAKKGTQPFARHFGPDLTGLFCNDSATFGIKTKATLRLIPEALHKGSTSISFMEFEHQAELMSEVARQGLASECFGFDPFLQGQRMQRESLGKDIKSLFGVMKAAGGVGKALKAGSKIALAGRDFIESECWSVHFLVEDWTEQGVELKLNKINQLAKDLQGKVVENTIPKVMSANPFGPVNNMVGPKGERWVPIHALVPHSKVQEAYLATEAVFNKHAALIEQYNIGIGYLLATVSSTVFVIEPVFFWPDELNELHKHALEPAHLKRLPGFTANPAASNAMAVIRADLISKYAESGYIHMQLGKSYQFKQVLDAENYQLLTDIKKRFDPNNRLNPGCLGFD
- a CDS encoding nitrilase-related carbon-nitrogen hydrolase, whose protein sequence is MDLAYSALALQVQCRSVNSLDIPAARQQIFNNIDHVAKQVKSSLGFIKTFSGEAVRLVVLPEYFLTGFPMGESIAEWKAKAVLDIDGEEYNRLAKIAQDNKIYLSGNAYEADPNFPELYFQTCFIMSPAGNTVLRYRRLISMFSPTPHDVWQPYLDIYGYEAVFPVAKTEIGNLAAIASEEILYPEIARCLAMQGAEVFMHNTSEIASPGLSPKDIAKRARAIENMAYVVSANSAGIADISLPVNSADGMSKIIDTKGRVLAESTIGETMVAYAELNISSLRALRLKPAMTNLLARQRNELFAPTYQQTVYPANNMLPQLNDQKPINRQHFIDTQVNVIDDLIAKGIFHSDTSHSDTSCLEKGK
- a CDS encoding VOC family protein; its protein translation is MSFSVSPFSEAICSVVDFEPFRQLFCDIAGWKLIHQGPVDDSVIKAYKLASETSVDEMLLANPKTDAGFLRLYKYNNVPQQVMRSNDQSWDTGGIFDYNVRIKSMAELFPQLQRLGWRGVTPPVSFKLGESDVIEWIAMNHHVRIAFIERVAPKLVGWEQINPVSQMFNSSQIVTDIDKSLAFYCDFLGFKLAIKAGNLNKEAGANPLGIPLNRSHIEDYELAIVQPGDTMIGSVELVKFNSLQGHDFSANNQPPNLGMQGLRFKVSDAQALSDKAQQQQVTILSPLQQAYIAGLGQVKLLTLQSPDGAWLEFYQPLDATI